From Phycodurus eques isolate BA_2022a chromosome 1, UOR_Pequ_1.1, whole genome shotgun sequence, one genomic window encodes:
- the LOC133412382 gene encoding neuronal membrane glycoprotein M6-b-like translates to MKGCRLVRPSAQPCTGPQPRCRRIVMDGTKPAMDSNAEETQEEGQESKGCFECCIKCLGGVPYASLVATILCFSGVALFCGCGHVALTGTLTLLENHFSRISGDHAALTLVVQIFQYIIYGIASFFFVYAVVLLAEGFYTTGAIKKELQSDFKTTVCGRCITAFFMFLTYILALAFLAVFGFTAIPVFVFFNMWNTCAAMRSPDSNITSPDAICVDVRQYGIVPWNATPGKACGAALGDICNTSEFYLSYHLYIVALAGAGATVIALIHYLMILSANWAYLKSVVSTHDYHDIKTKDDQDLEAEARSKEGQNSSSYS, encoded by the exons ATGAAAG GCTGCAGGCTCGTCCGTCCTTCCGCCCAGCCGTGCACAGGCCCCCAGCCCCGCTGCCGCCGCATCGTCATGGATGGAACAAAGCCCGCCATGGACTCCAACGCGGAGGAGACGCAAGAGGAAGGACAGGAGAGCAAAG GATGCTTCGAGTGCTGCATCAAGTGTCTGGGGGGGGTGCCCTACGCCTCCCTGGTGGCCACCATCCTGTGCTTCTCCGGCGTGGCCCTGTTCTGCGGCTGCGGCCACGTGGCGCTCACCGGCACCCTCACCCTGCTGGAGAACCACTTCTCCAGGATCTCCGGCGACCACGCCGCCCTCACCCTGGT CGTTCAGATCTTTCAGTACATCATCTACGGCATCGCGTCCTTCTTCTTCGTCTACGCCGTGGTCCTGCTGGCTGAGGGCTTCTACACCACCGGCGCCATCAAGAAGGAGCTGCAGAGTGACTTCAAGACCACCGTGTGCGGACGTTGCATCACCGCCTTC TTCATGTTCCTGACTTACATCCTCGCCCTCGCCTTCCTCGCCGTCTTCGGCTTCACGGCCATCCCGGTCTTCGTCTTTTTCAACATGTGGAACACCTGCGCTGCCATGAGGTCCCCGGACTCCAACATCACCTCGCCCGACGCCATCTGCGTGGACGTCAGGCAGTACG GTATCGTTCCCTGGAACGCGACGCCGGGGAAAGCTTGCGGTGCCGCTCTGGGAGACATTTGCAACACCAGTGAA TTCTACCTGTCCTACCACCTCTACATCGTGGCGTTAGCCGGCGCCGGAGCGACCGTCATAGCACTG ATTCACTATCTGATGATCTTGTCAGCCAACTGGGCCTACCTGAAGAGCGTCGTCTCCACGCACGACTACCACGACATCAAGACGAAGGACGACCAGGACCTGGAGGCGGAGGCGCGCTCCAAGGAGGGCCAGAACTCGTCCTCCTACTCATAA